One window of Salvelinus namaycush isolate Seneca unplaced genomic scaffold, SaNama_1.0 Scaffold1492, whole genome shotgun sequence genomic DNA carries:
- the LOC120036867 gene encoding ETS domain-containing transcription factor ERF-like — MSQIQHKVEWRKEEEEGREEARSGRWFAFPDWAYKPESSPGSRQIQLWHFILELLRKEEYHDVIAWQGDYGEFVIKDPDEVARLWGARKCKPQMNYDKLSRALR; from the exons ATGAGTCAGATACAACACAAAGTAGAGTggaggaaagaagaggaggagggcagAGAAGAGGCCAggtcaggcaggt GGTTTGCCTTTCCAGACTGGGCCTACAAACCCGAGTCGAGCCCCGGCTCGCGACAGATCCAGCTGTGGCACTTCATCCTGGAGCTGCTGAGGAAGGAGGAGTACCATGATGTCATCGCCTGGCAGGGGGACTATGGAGAGTTTGTCATCAAGGACCCTGACGAGGTGGCCCGGTTATGGGGGGCCCGCAAGTGCAAACCCCAGATGAACTACGACAAGCTGAGCAGGGCACTCCG